The following are from one region of the Bos mutus isolate GX-2022 chromosome 18, NWIPB_WYAK_1.1, whole genome shotgun sequence genome:
- the LOC138991686 gene encoding metallothionein-4, which yields MDSGECTCMSGGTCACGDNCKCTTCSCKTCRKSCCPCCPPGCAKCARGCICKGASDKCSCCP from the exons ATGGACTCTGGGGAATGCACCTGCATGTCTG GAGGAACCTGCGCCTGCGGAGACAACTGCAAATGCACAACTTGCAGCTGTAAAACGTGTCGAAAAA GCTGCTGTCCTTGCTGCCCCCCGGGCTGCGCCAAGTGTGCCCGGGGCTGCATCTGCAAAGGAGCATCGGACAAATGCAGCTGCTGCCCCTGA